From Candidatus Nomurabacteria bacterium, one genomic window encodes:
- a CDS encoding PrgI family protein → MATYKVLQDIEAEDKILGPLTLKQFVFAGITATIGAVGYFISSNTHPAAFIPFLFGMIPFGFLAAPLGRDQPNDVWLAARLRFMFKPKKRIWDQTGIQELVTITVPKKEIKHYTDGLNRDQVTSRLRALANTVDSRGWAVKNVILNLSSPERIESPDRLVAPSDIPQMVQDVDVRASDDILDNNANSVAQHFQQMLDDKQQAAKAALAAKMSSNASAPAPQQPEIQPTEQAFLENLHKKQARLGVLPDQVNEVSVSPQAATAIINSNQPQTAPPPPIPSSLPPANAQADPVNSPTESVPSMQQSGIIKQLAENDDFTVATIQQQANRDHDYIDDGFEVSLK, encoded by the coding sequence ATGGCAACGTATAAGGTACTGCAGGATATAGAGGCAGAAGATAAGATATTGGGTCCACTGACCCTAAAGCAGTTTGTGTTCGCCGGAATCACCGCCACAATCGGCGCTGTTGGCTACTTTATATCGAGCAACACCCACCCGGCAGCCTTTATACCATTTTTGTTTGGGATGATCCCATTCGGCTTTTTGGCAGCACCGCTGGGACGCGACCAACCGAACGATGTCTGGCTAGCCGCTAGACTAAGATTTATGTTTAAACCTAAAAAGCGCATCTGGGACCAAACCGGTATTCAAGAGTTAGTAACTATTACTGTGCCCAAAAAAGAAATCAAGCACTATACTGACGGTTTGAATCGCGACCAAGTGACTAGCCGATTGCGGGCTCTAGCTAATACAGTCGACTCACGCGGGTGGGCTGTCAAAAATGTAATCCTTAACTTGTCGAGCCCCGAGCGAATCGAGAGCCCCGACCGCTTAGTTGCGCCAAGCGACATACCTCAGATGGTCCAAGATGTTGATGTGCGCGCTAGCGACGATATTTTAGACAACAACGCCAATAGCGTTGCCCAGCATTTTCAACAGATGTTAGACGACAAACAACAAGCTGCCAAAGCAGCCTTGGCTGCCAAAATGAGCTCCAACGCATCGGCTCCTGCTCCTCAACAGCCCGAGATTCAGCCAACCGAACAAGCATTTCTAGAAAACCTGCACAAGAAACAAGCTCGTTTGGGCGTTTTGCCCGACCAAGTAAATGAAGTAAGCGTGAGCCCTCAAGCGGCCACGGCAATCATTAACTCTAACCAGCCACAGACAGCCCCACCACCGCCAATACCCAGCAGCTTGCCACCAGCCAACGCGCAGGCTGACCCGGTAAACTCTCCAACAGAATCTGTGCCATCTATGCAGCAATCGGGTATAATCAAACAGCTTGCAGAAAATGATGATTTTACGGTCGCCACCATTCAGCAACAAGCCAACCGCGACCACGACTACATCGACGACGGCTTTGAGGTAAGCTTAAAATAG
- a CDS encoding Hsp20/alpha crystallin family protein gives MFVEDELTAAFLGDDDFGAVEDQMAAQAPADDWADDTEEAAELPGQLALDVYETREKLVVKCRVAGVNKEDLDVSIADNTLTIRGSLSAGVEEDVENYFVQECYWGEFARSITLPAPVKEDEIQAVLKDGVLTVNFTKVQQDTVKKIAIE, from the coding sequence ATGTTTGTAGAAGATGAACTAACCGCAGCATTTTTGGGAGATGACGATTTTGGTGCAGTCGAGGACCAAATGGCCGCTCAAGCACCTGCCGACGATTGGGCAGACGACACCGAAGAAGCCGCTGAGCTGCCAGGGCAACTAGCCTTAGATGTCTACGAGACTCGCGAAAAGCTAGTCGTAAAATGCCGAGTCGCTGGCGTAAACAAAGAAGATTTGGATGTTAGTATTGCCGACAATACCCTAACCATCCGAGGCTCGTTGAGCGCTGGGGTAGAGGAAGACGTCGAAAACTATTTTGTGCAAGAATGCTATTGGGGTGAGTTTGCCCGCAGCATCACACTACCAGCACCAGTCAAAGAAGATGAGATTCAGGCCGTACTTAAAGACGGAGTCTTGACAGTTAACTTCACCAAGGTCCAACAAGACACAGTCAAAAAGATTGCCATTGAATAG
- a CDS encoding ComF family protein has translation MSLFAPHSCLACGLEPDLLCATCRQDMSTVPPACIVCGSLESGSLTCSSCKRVQKCDAVYVSYPYNKLAQQIVHTAKFNRAVAAHRLLAELLDETLPAHMPDFVVTNVPTVYRHVRQRGFDHTERIAKHLAEMRKLPFQRLLERKSNLVQVGSARQDRLEQMKGAFRFAVKTTPSKVLIIDDVKTTGASLSECARELKRAGVEHVYAAVFAKA, from the coding sequence ATGTCGTTATTTGCACCACACTCTTGCCTTGCTTGCGGTCTGGAGCCGGATCTACTCTGTGCTACTTGTCGCCAAGATATGTCGACAGTCCCGCCGGCCTGCATAGTTTGTGGCTCGCTCGAATCTGGTAGTCTGACCTGTAGCTCCTGTAAACGAGTGCAAAAATGCGATGCAGTGTATGTTAGCTACCCTTACAACAAGCTCGCTCAACAGATTGTGCACACGGCTAAGTTTAATCGAGCCGTAGCTGCCCATAGGCTGCTGGCCGAGCTTCTAGACGAAACCCTGCCCGCCCATATGCCTGACTTTGTAGTTACAAATGTTCCAACGGTTTATCGACACGTACGACAAAGGGGTTTCGACCACACCGAACGCATCGCTAAACACCTAGCCGAGATGCGTAAACTGCCCTTCCAGCGACTGCTAGAGCGCAAATCTAACCTTGTTCAAGTTGGTAGCGCTCGACAAGATAGACTCGAGCAGATGAAAGGTGCTTTTCGGTTTGCAGTAAAAACAACTCCCAGTAAAGTGCTCATAATTGACGATGTTAAAACTACTGGTGCGAGCCTTTCGGAGTGCGCTCGTGAGCTCAAGCGAGCAGGTGTAGAGCATGTCTACGCAGCTGTTTTTGCAAAAGCTTAA
- a CDS encoding ABC transporter ATP-binding protein — translation MKHKYLSSLIWILKLQWRTSRLLIIWNTIYSLLIGVRPLFTAYVLAKLLAGVSQAALQGASPNQVYFWLAITLADELVFMTIANLNRLASTRYEQKIDLVLNEQFFLKMYELSQEQFDNQEFNTKLDRARDSLNQVWRILNEVSWTTSAMIGFVGSMLAILLVSPVVGVIILLTVIPIAILQIRQNKQREEVYKKIEPIDRVAFRSRWMLIDPNYMPEIRLMNAFKNMISSWKVNTKKYQSALYENDKKIAKFDAAVDSVQPIISFGANIYFFKLLLANTIGLDRFMFLRGMLSQASSGAIQTANSIQRLHQLTINLHNFSEVYETLPAIPDGNTTVKSPLTVEFRHVSFAYPGSTTKVLDDVSFLIVPGSKLAVVGENGAGKSTLIKLLLRQYLPTSGSIHVNGVDIREVKLKSYYAAISNLSQEFLMVQHMSVRENLVMGLDREPTTQAIYKTTDLVNATDFIQKLPHGLDSRLDPSFDDGTNLSGGQKQRLGVARALLRNGDIMILDEPTSAIDAKAEYAIFNNIYKSHADKTTLIVSHRFSTVRKADSIIVMENGRITEYGSHDELLKHDGLYKEMFEVQAEGYK, via the coding sequence GTGAAACATAAATATCTAAGTTCGTTAATATGGATCTTAAAACTACAGTGGCGAACGTCGCGCCTTTTAATAATCTGGAATACAATTTACAGCCTACTGATCGGTGTCCGACCGCTATTTACTGCTTATGTTTTAGCTAAATTGTTAGCAGGTGTCAGTCAGGCGGCACTTCAGGGTGCAAGCCCAAACCAAGTTTATTTTTGGCTGGCCATAACCTTGGCAGATGAATTAGTTTTTATGACGATCGCTAATCTTAATCGTTTAGCAAGCACACGCTACGAACAGAAGATCGATTTAGTCTTAAACGAACAGTTTTTCCTAAAAATGTACGAACTGAGCCAGGAACAGTTTGACAATCAGGAGTTCAACACCAAACTAGACCGAGCCAGGGATAGCCTAAATCAGGTTTGGAGAATACTCAACGAAGTATCCTGGACTACGTCGGCAATGATTGGTTTTGTGGGGTCAATGCTAGCTATCTTGTTGGTATCACCGGTTGTTGGGGTAATAATTCTCCTCACGGTTATACCTATTGCCATTTTACAGATCCGCCAGAATAAACAACGCGAAGAAGTGTATAAAAAAATTGAGCCAATTGACCGAGTGGCTTTTCGTAGCCGTTGGATGCTAATCGACCCAAACTATATGCCAGAAATTAGGCTGATGAACGCCTTCAAAAATATGATTAGTTCCTGGAAAGTCAATACCAAGAAATACCAAAGTGCGCTCTACGAAAACGATAAGAAAATTGCGAAATTCGATGCTGCAGTCGACTCTGTGCAGCCCATAATTAGCTTCGGGGCGAATATCTACTTCTTTAAATTATTGCTTGCCAACACCATTGGGCTAGATCGGTTCATGTTTTTACGCGGAATGTTGAGCCAGGCTAGCAGCGGGGCCATTCAAACTGCGAACTCGATTCAGCGGCTGCACCAGTTAACGATAAATCTTCATAACTTTAGTGAGGTTTATGAGACTCTGCCGGCTATACCCGACGGGAACACTACTGTTAAGTCGCCTTTAACAGTTGAGTTTCGGCATGTCAGCTTTGCTTATCCGGGTAGTACAACCAAGGTTTTAGACGACGTATCTTTTTTAATAGTCCCCGGCAGCAAGCTAGCTGTAGTTGGAGAAAATGGAGCCGGTAAAAGCACTTTAATTAAACTGTTATTACGGCAATATCTGCCGACGTCTGGCAGTATACATGTCAACGGCGTTGATATTCGCGAAGTCAAACTTAAGAGCTACTACGCGGCGATTAGTAATCTAAGCCAAGAGTTTCTGATGGTTCAGCACATGTCGGTCAGAGAGAACTTGGTTATGGGCTTAGATCGAGAACCCACAACTCAAGCAATTTATAAAACTACAGATCTAGTAAACGCCACCGATTTCATCCAAAAACTGCCACACGGCTTAGATTCGCGGCTCGATCCCTCTTTCGACGACGGCACGAACCTGTCGGGCGGACAAAAACAGCGCCTAGGTGTGGCCCGTGCTTTGCTCCGCAACGGTGACATTATGATTCTAGACGAACCAACTAGCGCAATAGATGCCAAGGCAGAGTACGCCATCTTTAACAACATTTATAAATCTCATGCCGACAAAACAACCCTTATTGTTAGCCACCGCTTTAGCACAGTTCGTAAAGCGGATAGTATTATTGTGATGGAAAATGGCAGAATTACCGAATACGGCTCGCACGACGAGCTACTCAAGCACGACGGTCTCTACAAAGAGATGTTCGAAGTTCAGGCCGAGGGCTACAAATAG
- a CDS encoding HAD-IA family hydrolase, with protein sequence MVNFYHQAFSKIAIQTGASPEQVESISWRFNDQVCRGEMSVEQFNQELAKALGVSQIDWQHFYMSTVQPIEEAQACFEWAKEHYQVGLLSNIFPGFIEDMQTRGILPKLDNVTVVDSSRVGVIKPEIKIYDIATNRAGVPPESILFIDDSRTNLIAAERFGWRGLWFDDFRPAESANRIRTALEF encoded by the coding sequence ATGGTTAACTTCTATCATCAAGCATTTTCGAAAATCGCTATTCAAACTGGAGCCAGCCCAGAACAAGTCGAGTCAATCTCGTGGCGCTTTAACGATCAAGTTTGCCGTGGCGAAATGTCCGTCGAGCAGTTTAATCAAGAATTAGCTAAAGCTCTGGGCGTAAGCCAGATCGACTGGCAACATTTTTATATGAGCACCGTTCAACCTATCGAAGAAGCCCAAGCATGTTTTGAATGGGCTAAGGAGCATTACCAAGTGGGTTTGCTGAGCAATATTTTCCCAGGTTTTATAGAAGACATGCAAACCCGTGGAATACTGCCTAAACTCGACAATGTGACTGTGGTCGACTCGTCGCGCGTAGGAGTTATAAAGCCCGAAATTAAAATTTACGATATCGCCACCAACCGAGCTGGCGTGCCACCCGAGTCGATATTATTTATCGATGATTCACGCACCAATCTTATTGCCGCCGAACGCTTTGGTTGGCGAGGTTTGTGGTTCGATGACTTTCGGCCAGCCGAATCGGCCAATCGAATCCGAACTGCTCTAGAGTTTTAG